One Pseudomonadota bacterium genomic window, ATCGGCCAGTACTACATCATGGAGAAGGTCGCCCAGGGCGGCATGGCCGAGATCTACCGGGGGCTCGCCTACGACGTCCACGGCATCAGCCAGCGCGAGGTCTGCATCAAGAAGATCCTCCCCCACCTCTCCGCCGACCGGGAGTTCATAGGCTCGCTCATCGACGAGGCGAAGCTGGCGGTGCGCCTGGTCCACGGCAACATCGCCCAGACCTACGACCTCGGAAAGGTGGGCGACGACTACTACATGGTGATGGAGTACGTGGAGGGCGCGACGATCTCGCAGATCAACAAGCGCTGCATCGCGCGCGGGACGCTGGTGCCCATACCGATCGCCGTGTACCTCGCCTCGGAGGTCGCGGCAGGGATCGACTACATGCACCGCCGAACCGACGACTCGGGGGTGCCCCTGCACATCGTTCACCGCGACATCTCGCCGCAGAACATCATGGTCTCGTTCTCGGGAACGGTGAAGATCATCGACTTCGGGATAGCCAAGCCGGCCTTCAAGGCCTCGGGCACCGACTCGGGGCTCCTCAAGGGCAAGTTCGCATACATGTCCCCCGAGCAGGCCATGGGCGAGCCGCTCGACCACCGCTCCGACATCTTCTCGCTGGGGATAATACTCCATGAGATACTCTCCGGGAGGCGCCTCTTCAAGGCGGAGGACAGCCGCGAGACGATCCGCAACGTGCGAAAGGCCCTCGTCGAGCCGCTGGTGAACACAAGGCCCGAGATACCGGACGAGCTGGACCGAGTCGTCATGAAGGCGCTCACCAAGGACCGCCGCCACCGCCATCCGTTCGCCTCCGAGCTGCGAGACGAGCTGGTGAAGTTTCTGCACAAGCACTATCCCGACTTCCTCTCCTCCGACGTGGCGAATTTCGTCCAGGAGCTGTTCAAGGACGAGATGGGCCGCGCCAGGCCGCTCGAGGCCGACAGTAGGACCCCGGCGCTCATAATCGACCGGACCAACTCCGCCCTCGCCGGCGACGAGCAGTTCGAGGTGACCGGCGTCGCGCGCGCCCCTGCCAACATAAAGGAGTTCATGCTCGAAGAGGAGTCTGAGTCCGGAACGCCGCCCCCTGCGGAGGGGGCGCAACCTGCGGAGACGGGCGGGGAAGAGACGACCGGGAGTCGCCCTCCCCCCGATCTCGAGCCGCCGAGGCCAAGGCGCAGGGCCGGCGCGAAGTGGCTCGCGCCGCTTGCGGTGGCCCTCGCGGTGGCCGCATGGGGCTCGTTCAGGCTCTATCTGCATCTGAGCGCCGATCATGCGGTCGCGCCCGAGGCGGGGGCGGCGTCGGCGATAGTGGTCACGGACCCGGCCGACGCGGAGGTAGCGCTCGACGGCAAGGCGGCGGGCAGGGGCTCGCCGGTCACGATAAGGGGCATATCGCCGGACCAGGATCACACCATCTCCGTGACAAAGGAGGGATTCCTCCCCCACTCGGAGCCCCTCTCGCTCGGCCGGGGGGAGTTTAGGAGCGTGAGCGTCTCGCTCAAGCCCGCGGCCGCGCCGGCCGCTGACCTGGAGTTGATATCAACGCCTCCGGGCGCCGTGGTATACCTTGACGACAAGGAGACACAGCATCGCACGCCCGTCACGATGAAGAGGCTCGATGCCGGAAGGCCCCACGTGGTCGGCCTCTATCTCCAGGGGTATAAATTCTGGACAAAGGAGATCAGGCTAGAGGCCGGGCAGTCGAAGTCGTTCGAGGTCGCGCTCGTGAAGGACCTGGGATCCCTGCTCGTGGACTCCCAGCCGCAGGGGGCCATAGTGGTCATCGACGGCGCGCCGGTGGGAACGACGCCGGTGACCAAGCTGGACCTCGACCCGGAGAAGGTCCATGCGGTTGAGATCTGGCACGAGGGCTACAGGCCGGAGAAGAGGGAGTTCAAGCCCACGGCCGGCGCCCACAGGGACATGAGGGTGATACTGACCCCGGTCCCGGCCCATGAGCAGCCCTCTGAGGAATAAGTGGAGGTTGAATTTCTGATCAGGATGGTCCACATTGCCGGGATGTCGGCGATTCACAGGGCATGGTGCGATGACCGCTAAAAAGACAAAAGACAAGGCACGGGTCAAGAAGGCAGCCGAGCCTGAGAAAAAAGAGGGGGAAAAGGCCGAGGAGCTCTCCGAGCGCACGGTCCTCACCAAGATCCAGAAGGTCGAGGTGCCCGAGGAGCAGAAGGCCTATATAATGTTCATATCGGGCCAGCTCGCCGGAAAGCTCTGCTACCTCGAGAACCGCGAGACCGTCATAGGCCGCGCGCCGGAGTGCGACATCTCCATCAACGACACCCGCATCTCCCGCCAGCACCTGAGGATCAGCCTGTCCGGGGACCAGGCGGTCATCGAGGACCTCGAGTCGACCAACGGGACGTTCGTCAACGGCGAGCGCATCAAGCGGAGGGCCCTGGCAAACGGCGACCAGATCCACATCTCCAGCGACACGATCTTCAAGTTCGCGCTCGGCTCCGAGGCCGAGCAGATCCTGCTCAAGGAGATGCACCAGATGGCCAACTACGACGCGGTCACCGGCATCTACAACAAGCACGTGTTCGAGAAGAGGCTCTCCGAGGAGTTCAGCTTCGCCAAGAGGAACTCGATCCCGCTCGCCATGCTCATGATCGACATCGACCACTTCAAGCTGGTCAACGACAACCACGGGCACATCGCGGGGGACTACGTGCTGCAGGGCGTGGCCCAGCGCATCCAGCGGGCGCTGCGAGGCGAGGACATCCTCGCCCGCTACGGCGGCGAGGAGTTCGCCGTGATCATGCGCGGCACGGAGATACGGGGCGCGGCCATCATCGCAGAGAGGGTCCGCCAGCTGGTGGCCGACACGCCGATGAAGTTCGAGAAGGAACTCATCCCGGTGACCATAAGCATCGGCGTCGCCGCCCTGGCGGGCGCGAACTACGAGAAGCCCCGGCAGCTCATCGCCCAGGCCGACGCCTGCCTCTACCAGTCCAAAGAGACCGGCCGCAACCGCGTGACCTCATGATGTCATCCTGAGGAGCGGCAGGTATCAGTGTGCTCCCTGATTGACTTTTGTTCTCCCAGGGCATACTCAATTCTCCCCTTTCATGCGGAGGCCGCAATGCCTGCAAAGATAATCGACGGCAAGGCCATGGCCCTCTCCATCAGGGCCTCCATCGCCGCCCGGGTCTTTGATCTCCGATCGAAGGGTGTCACGCCAGGGCTCGCCGTGGTGCTGGTCGGCGAGAATCCGGCATCGCAGGTCTACGTGAAGATGAAGCGCAAGGCGTGCGCCGAGGCCGGCATCGCGTCGTTCGCCCACGATCTTCACCACGACGTCTCCGAGGACGCGCTGCTCGACCTCATCGCGAGGCTCAACTCGGATCCCGCCGTCCACGGCGTCCTCGTCCAGCTCCCGCTGCCCACCCACATCGACGAGAAGCAGGTGACGCTCGCCATATCGCCCGACAAGGACGTGGACGGCTTTCACCCGGTCAACGTGGGGCTTTTGGCCCTCGGGGAGCCGTGCTTCGCTCCGTGCACCCCGGCCGGGGTGATCGAACTGATCGAATCGACGGGCGCGAAGATCGAAGGGGCCAACGCCGTGGTCATAGGGCGCAGCAACATAGTCGGCAAGCCCACCGCCATGATGCTGATGAAGAGAAACGCGACGGTCACGGTCTGCCACTCGAAGACGAAGGACCTCGCCGCAGAGGTCGGGCGGGCCGATATCGTGGTCGCGGCCATAGGCAGGCCCGCGTTCGTCAAGGGGTCGTGGATAAAGCCGCAGGCCGTGGTCGTCGACGTGGGCATAAACAGGCTGCCGGACGGAGGCCTCGCGGGAGACGTGGAGTTCGCGGCCGCGGCGGAGCGGGCCTCTGCGATAACGCCCGTGCCTGGCGGAGTCGGGCCGATGACCATAGCCATGCTTCTGAAAAACACCGTCGAGGCGGCTAGCCGCTCTCTTTGACAGAAGGAGCAAACGATGACGAGGAAGACACCCCTTTACGACGAACACGCGAGGCTCGGAGCGAAGATCGTGGACTTCGCCGGATGGCTCATGCCGGTGCAGTACACCGGAGTGATCGACGAGCACAGGGCGGTGCGCGCGGCTGCGGGGCTGTTCGACGTCTCGCACATGGGACAGGTCGAGGTCGCGGGCCCCGGCGCCACCGACTGCGTCCAGCACCTCACCACGAACGACGTCAAGAGGCTCGTGGACGGCCAGGCTCAGTACTCGGTGGTCTGCAACGAGCGGGGCACGGTCGTGGACGACGTGATCGTCTACCGCATGAACCCCGAGCGATACATGATAGTCGTCAACGCCTCCAACGCGGCCAAGGACTTCGCCTGGTTCCAGTCCCACGCAACGGGCAGGGCCACGCTCCGCAACGCCAGCGACGACTATGCCCTCATCGCCTTCCAGGGCCCGCTCGCCGCGGAGCTGCTCGCGCCGCTGGCCGACGCCGACCTCGCGTCGATCAAGACCTACTGCTTCACGGAGGGCGCAGTCGCCGGGGCGAAGGCGATCATCGCCAGGACCGGCTACACCGGTGAGGACGGCTTCGAGATATTCACCTCCCCTGCCGACGCGACGCCGGTGTGGCAGGCGCTGCTCGAGCGCGGTAAGCAGAGAGGGGTCCTCCCGGCGGGGCTGGGTGCGCGCGACACGCTCAGGCTCGAGATGAAATACAGCCTCTACGGCCACGAGATAACCGAGGACACGAACCCCATCGAGGCGGGTCTCGGCTGGGTGGTGAAGCTCGACACACCCGACGACTTCGTGGGCAAGGCGGCGCTCGTCGACATAAAGGCCGGGGGACAGACGCGAAAGCTCGCGGGTTTCCGCATGACCGAACCCGGGATCCCGAGGCAGGGCTATCGCATAATCGCGGGGGGCCGCGACGCGGGGTTCGTGACCAGCGGCACCATGTCCCCGTCGCTGGAATGCGCCATAGGGATCGGCTACGTGAAGGCCGATGCCGCCGCCGAGGGGAGCGACATTTCTATTGACATTAGGGGTCGCGCGAGGAAAGCAACTGTTGTGAAAACGCCCTTCTACAAGCCCCGGCAGAGGAAGGGATGACACGAAACCGAAACAGGGGGAAGAGAAGATGAATGCACCGGACAATCTGAAGTACACGAAGGAACACGAGTGGATCAAGATCGACGGCAAGACCGCGACCATAGGCATCACCGACCACGCGCAGTCCAACATGGGCGACATCGTCTACGTTGAGCTGCCCGGCGAGGGCGAGCAGGTGAAGAAGGACGACACGTTCGGGGTGGTCGAGTCGGTGAAGGCGGTGTCCGACTGCTACGCCCCGATCTCCGGAAAGGTGATCGACGTCAACAGCGTGCTCGCCCAGAACCCGGAGACGATCAACGAGGACTGCTACGGCGACGGCTGGATGATAAAGCTGGAGCTGGCCGATCC contains:
- the gcvH gene encoding glycine cleavage system protein GcvH, whose amino-acid sequence is MNAPDNLKYTKEHEWIKIDGKTATIGITDHAQSNMGDIVYVELPGEGEQVKKDDTFGVVESVKAVSDCYAPISGKVIDVNSVLAQNPETINEDCYGDGWMIKLELADPSELKELMDHTQYADFVAEETA
- a CDS encoding GGDEF domain-containing protein, with the translated sequence MTAKKTKDKARVKKAAEPEKKEGEKAEELSERTVLTKIQKVEVPEEQKAYIMFISGQLAGKLCYLENRETVIGRAPECDISINDTRISRQHLRISLSGDQAVIEDLESTNGTFVNGERIKRRALANGDQIHISSDTIFKFALGSEAEQILLKEMHQMANYDAVTGIYNKHVFEKRLSEEFSFAKRNSIPLAMLMIDIDHFKLVNDNHGHIAGDYVLQGVAQRIQRALRGEDILARYGGEEFAVIMRGTEIRGAAIIAERVRQLVADTPMKFEKELIPVTISIGVAALAGANYEKPRQLIAQADACLYQSKETGRNRVTS
- the folD gene encoding bifunctional methylenetetrahydrofolate dehydrogenase/methenyltetrahydrofolate cyclohydrolase FolD yields the protein MPAKIIDGKAMALSIRASIAARVFDLRSKGVTPGLAVVLVGENPASQVYVKMKRKACAEAGIASFAHDLHHDVSEDALLDLIARLNSDPAVHGVLVQLPLPTHIDEKQVTLAISPDKDVDGFHPVNVGLLALGEPCFAPCTPAGVIELIESTGAKIEGANAVVIGRSNIVGKPTAMMLMKRNATVTVCHSKTKDLAAEVGRADIVVAAIGRPAFVKGSWIKPQAVVVDVGINRLPDGGLAGDVEFAAAAERASAITPVPGGVGPMTIAMLLKNTVEAASRSL
- a CDS encoding serine/threonine protein kinase, producing the protein IGQYYIMEKVAQGGMAEIYRGLAYDVHGISQREVCIKKILPHLSADREFIGSLIDEAKLAVRLVHGNIAQTYDLGKVGDDYYMVMEYVEGATISQINKRCIARGTLVPIPIAVYLASEVAAGIDYMHRRTDDSGVPLHIVHRDISPQNIMVSFSGTVKIIDFGIAKPAFKASGTDSGLLKGKFAYMSPEQAMGEPLDHRSDIFSLGIILHEILSGRRLFKAEDSRETIRNVRKALVEPLVNTRPEIPDELDRVVMKALTKDRRHRHPFASELRDELVKFLHKHYPDFLSSDVANFVQELFKDEMGRARPLEADSRTPALIIDRTNSALAGDEQFEVTGVARAPANIKEFMLEEESESGTPPPAEGAQPAETGGEETTGSRPPPDLEPPRPRRRAGAKWLAPLAVALAVAAWGSFRLYLHLSADHAVAPEAGAASAIVVTDPADAEVALDGKAAGRGSPVTIRGISPDQDHTISVTKEGFLPHSEPLSLGRGEFRSVSVSLKPAAAPAADLELISTPPGAVVYLDDKETQHRTPVTMKRLDAGRPHVVGLYLQGYKFWTKEIRLEAGQSKSFEVALVKDLGSLLVDSQPQGAIVVIDGAPVGTTPVTKLDLDPEKVHAVEIWHEGYRPEKREFKPTAGAHRDMRVILTPVPAHEQPSEE
- the gcvT gene encoding glycine cleavage system aminomethyltransferase GcvT, translating into MTRKTPLYDEHARLGAKIVDFAGWLMPVQYTGVIDEHRAVRAAAGLFDVSHMGQVEVAGPGATDCVQHLTTNDVKRLVDGQAQYSVVCNERGTVVDDVIVYRMNPERYMIVVNASNAAKDFAWFQSHATGRATLRNASDDYALIAFQGPLAAELLAPLADADLASIKTYCFTEGAVAGAKAIIARTGYTGEDGFEIFTSPADATPVWQALLERGKQRGVLPAGLGARDTLRLEMKYSLYGHEITEDTNPIEAGLGWVVKLDTPDDFVGKAALVDIKAGGQTRKLAGFRMTEPGIPRQGYRIIAGGRDAGFVTSGTMSPSLECAIGIGYVKADAAAEGSDISIDIRGRARKATVVKTPFYKPRQRKG